A DNA window from Desulfobacterales bacterium contains the following coding sequences:
- the rpsM gene encoding 30S ribosomal protein S13: MARIAGVDLPNRKRIEIGLTYIYGIGRSSSQKILESLNIDPNTKTDQLTQDEINNIRKAIDSEHKVEGELRSEVSMNIKRLMDLGCYRGLRHRKSLPVNGQRTKTNARTRKGPRRAAVKKKGAVKK; the protein is encoded by the coding sequence GTGGCAAGAATCGCGGGCGTAGATTTACCCAATCGAAAACGCATTGAGATCGGGCTCACCTATATTTACGGTATTGGACGATCATCTTCTCAGAAGATACTCGAAAGCCTCAATATAGATCCGAATACCAAAACCGATCAGTTGACACAGGATGAAATCAACAATATTCGTAAGGCGATCGACAGCGAGCATAAGGTGGAAGGCGAACTCAGGAGCGAAGTATCCATGAACATAAAGAGGCTCATGGATCTTGGATGCTACCGCGGCCTAAGACACCGAAAATCGCTACCCGTTAATGGTCAGCGTACCAAGACCAACGCCCGAACTCGAAAAGGCCCCAGACGCGCAGCGGTTAAGAAAAAAGGTGCCGTTAAGAAGTAG
- the infA gene encoding translation initiation factor IF-1 codes for MAKDEPIKVEGVVLETLPNAMFKVELENKHQVLAHISGKMRMHFIKILPGDKVTMELSPYDLSRGRIVYRSK; via the coding sequence ATGGCGAAAGATGAGCCCATTAAGGTTGAAGGCGTCGTTTTGGAGACTTTGCCCAACGCGATGTTTAAAGTGGAATTGGAAAATAAACACCAGGTTTTGGCGCATATTTCCGGGAAAATGAGAATGCATTTTATCAAAATACTTCCCGGGGACAAGGTGACGATGGAGCTTTCGCCGTATGATCTTTCACGCGGCCGGATTGTTTACCGATCGAAATAA
- the rpsK gene encoding 30S ribosomal protein S11, giving the protein MAKRTRTKKKEKKNIHSGVVHIQSTFNNTIITITDPAGNVVSWSSSGVQGFKGSRKSTPFAAQLAAEDASKKAMEHGMKNVEVFVKGPGSGRESALRALQAVGFTVTAIRDVTPIPHNGCRPPKRRRV; this is encoded by the coding sequence ATGGCTAAAAGAACCCGGACGAAAAAAAAAGAAAAGAAAAATATTCACAGTGGCGTTGTTCACATTCAGTCAACATTTAACAACACCATTATCACGATTACCGATCCCGCCGGAAACGTGGTTTCCTGGTCCAGCTCCGGTGTTCAGGGGTTTAAAGGGTCCAGAAAGAGCACACCTTTTGCCGCTCAACTCGCTGCGGAAGATGCATCTAAAAAGGCGATGGAACACGGTATGAAAAATGTTGAGGTGTTTGTAAAAGGGCCGGGTTCTGGGCGTGAGTCCGCTTTACGCGCCTTGCAGGCTGTCGGATTTACGGTGACAGCTATTCGGGATGTTACGCCGATTCCCCATAATGGATGCCGGCCGCCCAAGAGACGTAGGGTTTAA
- a CDS encoding DNA-directed RNA polymerase subunit alpha has translation MSTNDLIYKNWQSIIKPEKVQVTSSSNYGKFVCEPLERGFGITIGNALRRIILSSLYGAAIVSVKFENVMHEFSVIDGVLEDVSEIILNLKEVRLKVTDTEPKVLHLDISREGIVTARDITSDDGRCDILNPEQKIATLGADARLQMTMIAHIGKGYRLAEDNKDEEAPIGTIPIDAVFSPIKRVNYVVGNARVGQKTDYDKLTLEVWTDGSIHPENAVAYASKILKEQMSIFINFDEEREPEKIKRERNAESSNFNENLYRSVEELELSVRSANCLKNADIHKIYQLVSKTEPEMLKTKNFGRKSLNEIKEVLSDMGLGLGMKLDGFDPPEDDTEEGE, from the coding sequence ATGTCAACGAATGATCTAATTTATAAAAACTGGCAGTCTATTATCAAGCCGGAAAAAGTCCAGGTTACCAGCTCCTCTAATTATGGGAAGTTTGTTTGTGAACCGCTGGAGAGGGGATTTGGTATTACCATTGGGAACGCTCTTCGCCGGATCATTCTGTCCTCTTTGTATGGTGCAGCCATTGTGTCGGTGAAATTTGAAAATGTGATGCACGAATTTAGCGTGATTGACGGTGTTCTTGAAGATGTATCCGAAATCATATTAAATCTTAAAGAGGTTCGATTGAAAGTCACCGACACCGAACCCAAGGTGCTTCATTTGGATATTTCGCGTGAAGGGATTGTGACGGCTCGGGATATAACGAGCGATGATGGCAGGTGTGATATTTTAAATCCCGAACAAAAAATTGCTACTCTGGGGGCGGACGCGCGATTGCAAATGACCATGATTGCGCATATTGGTAAAGGGTATAGACTCGCTGAAGACAATAAGGACGAAGAAGCGCCTATCGGAACGATTCCGATTGATGCGGTTTTTTCGCCGATTAAGAGAGTAAACTATGTTGTCGGCAATGCACGGGTCGGGCAGAAGACGGATTATGACAAGCTGACCCTTGAGGTTTGGACCGATGGCAGTATTCATCCTGAAAATGCTGTTGCCTATGCCAGTAAAATTCTTAAAGAGCAGATGAGCATTTTTATTAATTTTGATGAAGAGCGCGAGCCTGAAAAGATAAAACGAGAAAGAAACGCGGAATCCTCGAACTTCAACGAAAACCTGTATCGAAGCGTGGAGGAGCTGGAACTGTCCGTGAGGAGTGCCAATTGTTTGAAAAATGCGGACATACATAAAATATATCAGCTGGTCAGCAAGACGGAACCCGAGATGCTGAAAACCAAAAATTTTGGCCGAAAATCGCTTAATGAGATTAAGGAGGTGTTAAGTGATATGGGACTTGGCCTTGGGATGAAGCTTGACGGGTTCGATCCGCCAGAGGACGATACCGAAGAAGGAGAATAA
- the rpmJ gene encoding 50S ribosomal protein L36 — protein sequence MKVRASVKKICSKCKVIRRKGVIRVICENKRHKQRQG from the coding sequence ATGAAAGTCAGAGCATCTGTAAAAAAAATTTGCAGCAAATGCAAGGTAATACGACGAAAAGGGGTTATCCGTGTCATATGCGAAAACAAACGGCACAAACAGCGACAAGGATAG
- the rpsD gene encoding 30S ribosomal protein S4, producing the protein MARYTGSVCRLCRRENLKLFLKGDRCYSDKCAFDRRSYAPGQHGQNRRGKISDYGIQLREKQKVKRMYGLSEKQFHLLFEKADRMKGVTGTNLLVLLEERLDNVVYRMGFVNSRTQGRHFVRHNHFLVNGKKVNIPSYRVKVGDMVEVREKSKKMKAINESLEAVVRRGLPQWFEIEKEKYSGVIKAAPVREDFTMPIQEQLIVELYSK; encoded by the coding sequence TTGGCACGATATACAGGTTCGGTTTGCCGGCTCTGCCGACGTGAAAACCTAAAACTTTTTTTAAAGGGCGACCGATGCTACTCGGATAAATGCGCGTTTGATCGGCGTAGCTACGCCCCCGGACAACATGGCCAGAATAGACGCGGGAAAATATCCGATTATGGTATACAGCTTCGGGAGAAACAAAAAGTAAAAAGGATGTATGGGCTTTCGGAGAAACAATTCCACCTTCTCTTCGAAAAAGCGGATAGAATGAAGGGCGTTACCGGCACAAACCTGTTGGTATTACTGGAAGAACGTTTGGATAATGTGGTTTATCGTATGGGGTTTGTAAACTCCCGGACTCAAGGGAGACACTTTGTGCGACATAATCACTTCCTCGTAAATGGTAAAAAAGTAAATATTCCGTCATATCGTGTCAAAGTCGGTGATATGGTTGAAGTTCGGGAAAAAAGCAAAAAAATGAAAGCAATTAATGAGTCGCTCGAGGCTGTCGTTCGGCGAGGGCTCCCGCAGTGGTTTGAAATTGAAAAAGAGAAGTATTCCGGTGTTATCAAGGCAGCACCGGTTCGTGAAGATTTCACTATGCCGATTCAAGAACAGTTGATTGTAGAGCTTTATTCGAAATAA
- a CDS encoding sensor domain-containing diguanylate cyclase, whose protein sequence is MHLHYTRISLLMNDIESLLKLVEENEVIARKFHEIETRVLSILNFADLFEVLLTEIREKFQIPYVWLALIENSEVPELIHALGDSDLLKSSVRIVNKKTFHSLVPTDCVPLLINSDLMRFASLFPESRNFLVGSMAIAPITLDGVIIGSLNQADFSVTRYAPGIDTSLLERLALKVSLCLANVTAHEKLVYLAFHDPLTGLLNRRVMESILKREFFRAKRYHASLSIVFLDLNDFKRVNDNLGHQVGDLLLQHFANCLTQLFRNSDVVARFAGDEFVLILPETTAEKAESLMLRIESFLAESPLEVNGKSVPVSISFGIASSEEPNIKDADSLLRAADKRLYDMKGQKAPAVSLERSQGL, encoded by the coding sequence ATGCATTTGCATTACACCAGGATCAGTTTGCTCATGAATGATATCGAATCCCTTTTAAAACTAGTCGAAGAAAACGAGGTAATCGCTCGAAAATTTCACGAAATCGAGACCCGGGTTTTATCCATTTTGAACTTCGCCGACCTCTTTGAGGTGCTATTAACCGAGATCAGAGAAAAATTCCAGATCCCCTACGTCTGGCTCGCACTGATAGAAAACAGTGAAGTCCCTGAACTGATCCATGCTTTGGGTGATTCGGATCTTTTAAAATCCAGTGTTCGAATTGTTAATAAGAAAACCTTTCATTCGCTGGTACCGACGGACTGTGTGCCGTTATTGATAAATTCCGATTTAATGCGGTTTGCAAGTCTTTTTCCGGAAAGCAGAAATTTTCTGGTTGGCTCCATGGCCATAGCGCCGATCACGTTGGATGGCGTTATCATCGGCAGTCTTAATCAGGCCGACTTTTCAGTCACCCGCTATGCACCCGGCATTGACACCAGCCTTCTGGAAAGACTCGCATTGAAGGTCTCCCTTTGTCTTGCCAATGTGACCGCCCATGAAAAACTCGTTTACCTCGCTTTTCATGACCCACTGACGGGTCTTTTAAACCGCCGAGTCATGGAATCCATTTTAAAAAGAGAATTTTTTCGTGCTAAACGCTATCACGCTTCTCTTTCGATCGTTTTCCTGGACCTTAATGATTTTAAGCGTGTAAATGATAATCTGGGGCATCAGGTAGGGGATCTGTTGCTCCAGCATTTCGCAAACTGCCTGACGCAACTGTTTCGAAATTCCGACGTAGTGGCCCGATTCGCCGGTGATGAATTCGTGCTAATTCTGCCGGAAACAACTGCAGAAAAAGCAGAAAGTCTGATGCTTAGAATCGAATCATTTCTGGCTGAAAGCCCTTTGGAAGTGAATGGAAAAAGCGTTCCTGTCAGCATCAGTTTCGGTATCGCCTCTTCGGAAGAGCCCAATATTAAAGATGCAGATTCGCTGCTGCGTGCAGCGGACAAACGCCTTTACGATATGAAGGGACAAAAAGCGCCGGCGGTATCGCTTGAAAGAAGCCAAGGCTTGTAA